The Paenibacillus sp. MBLB1832 genome has a window encoding:
- the queA gene encoding tRNA preQ1(34) S-adenosylmethionine ribosyltransferase-isomerase QueA codes for MDVQAFDFELPETLIAQTPLLNRTASRLLTLNKATGEIAHRTFENLIDYVEAGDLLVMNDTRVIPARLFGMKKDTGAKVELLLLKPLGEDRWEALVKPGKRMQLGAVAVFGTTQGDDDPLLTAEVVEVGEMGARILQFRYKGIFNEILDQLGEMPLPPYIKEQLSERERYQTVYAKHEGSAAAPTAGLHFTEDYLAKLQAKGVRLAFVTLHVGLGTFRPVSVDKIEDHQMHAEYYILSEETAALINETKSAGKRVIAVGTTSARTLETAAGLSREAQASTDGEPLHIQPSQGWTSIFIYPGYKFGVVDALLTNFHLPKSTLLMLISALAGKDHIMQAYEEAVKAEYRFFSFGDAMLIY; via the coding sequence ATGGACGTACAAGCTTTTGATTTTGAATTGCCTGAAACGTTGATTGCTCAGACGCCGCTGCTTAACCGTACGGCGTCTAGATTGCTGACGTTGAATAAAGCGACAGGCGAGATTGCGCATCGCACCTTTGAGAATTTGATTGACTATGTGGAAGCCGGGGATTTGCTCGTGATGAACGATACACGTGTCATTCCAGCGCGGCTTTTTGGCATGAAGAAGGATACAGGAGCCAAGGTGGAATTGCTTCTTCTGAAGCCGCTCGGCGAGGATCGATGGGAAGCATTGGTGAAGCCCGGCAAACGGATGCAGCTAGGAGCTGTGGCCGTATTCGGAACCACGCAAGGGGATGATGATCCGCTTCTAACCGCTGAAGTTGTGGAAGTAGGCGAAATGGGAGCACGTATCCTGCAGTTCCGGTATAAGGGGATTTTCAACGAAATTCTCGATCAGTTGGGCGAGATGCCACTGCCACCGTATATTAAAGAGCAGCTTTCTGAACGGGAACGGTATCAAACCGTCTATGCGAAGCATGAAGGTTCCGCGGCCGCACCTACAGCGGGGTTGCATTTTACAGAGGACTACCTGGCTAAGCTACAAGCCAAAGGTGTACGGTTAGCGTTCGTCACGCTGCACGTTGGACTTGGAACATTCCGTCCCGTATCTGTCGACAAGATCGAAGATCATCAAATGCACGCGGAATATTATATCCTCTCCGAAGAAACAGCCGCGCTTATCAATGAAACCAAGTCAGCGGGGAAACGCGTCATTGCCGTTGGTACAACATCCGCTCGCACCTTGGAAACGGCAGCAGGTCTAAGCCGAGAGGCGCAAGCGTCTACAGATGGCGAACCGCTGCACATTCAACCCTCACAAGGTTGGACATCGATTTTCATCTATCCAGGCTATAAGTTCGGTGTGGTGGACGCGTTGTTAACGAATTTCCATCTTCCGAAGTCCACATTGTTGATGCTGATCAGCGCATTAGCTGGTAAAGATCACATTATGCAGGCATATGAGGAAGCTGTGAAAGCGGAGTATCGTTTTTTCAGCTTTGGCGATGCCATGTTGATTTATTGA